In Mastomys coucha isolate ucsf_1 unplaced genomic scaffold, UCSF_Mcou_1 pScaffold5, whole genome shotgun sequence, one genomic interval encodes:
- the Gpr31 gene encoding 12-(S)-hydroxy-5,8,10,14-eicosatetraenoic acid receptor → MERTNCSAASTVVETAVGTMLTLECVLGLMGNAVALWTFFYRLKVWKPYAVYLFNLVVADLLLATSLPFFAAFYLKGKTWKLGHMPCQVLLFLLAFSRGVGVAFLTTVALDRYLRVVHPRLRVNLLSLRAAWGISSLIWLLMVVLTPQNLLICKTTQNSTECPSFYPTGETKAIVTCQEILFFLQILLPFGLISFCNSGLIRTLQKRLRESDKQPRIRRARVLVAVVLLLFGLCFLPSVLTRVLVHVFGEFKSCSVQQAIVQASDVAGSLTCLHSALSPAIYCFSNRAFTHSYRKVLKSLRGGRKAAESPSSNLRDSYS, encoded by the coding sequence ATGGAGCGCACCAACTGCTCAGCTGCCAGCACTGTGGTGGAGACAGCTGTGGGCACCATGCTGACCCTGGAGTGTGTGCTGGGCCTTATGGGCAATGCTGTGGCCCTCTGGACCTTCTTTTACCGTCTCAAAGTGTGGAAGCCTTATGCTGTCTACCTGTTCAACCTGGTGGTGGCTGACCTGCTGCTGGCTACCAGTCTGCCATTCTTTGCTGCTTTCTATCTGAAGGGCAAGACCTGGAAACTCGGCCACATGCCCTGCCAAGTCCTGCTCTTCCTGCTGGCATTCAGCCGTGGTGTGGGAGTAGCCTTCCTGACGACAGTGGCTCTAGACCGGTATCTGCGTGTGGTCCATCCTCGGCTCAGAGTTAACTTGCTGTCTCTGAGGGCAGCTTGGGGCATCTCAAGCCTCATCTGGCTTCTGATGGTTGTTCTCACTCCCCAAAACCTGCTCATTTGCAAGACTACCCAGAATTCCACGGAGTGCCCCAGCTTCTACCCTACAGGAGAGACCAAGGCTATTGTCACCTGCCAGGAGATACTCTTCTTCCTTCAGATTCTGCTTCCCTTTGGCCTCATCTCCTTCTGCAACAGTGGGCTCATCAGGACCCTCCAGAAAAGACTCCGAGAGTCTGACAAACAACCCAGGATCCGGAGGGCCAGGGTGCTGGTTGCGGTGGTGCTGCTACTGTTTGGACTGTGTTTCCTGCCTAGTGTCCTGACCAGGGTTCTGGTGCATGTCTTTGGGGAATTTAAGAGCTGCAGTGTCCAGCAGGCCATAGTTCAGGCTTCTGATGTCGCTGGCAGCCTCACCTGCCTGCACAGTGCATTGAGCCCAGCCATTTACTGCTTCTCTAATCGAGCCTTCACCCACTCATACCGGAAGGTGCTCAAAAGCCTTCGAGGCGGGAGGAAGGCAGCAGAGTCACCGAGCTCCAACCTCAGGGACTCCTATTCCTGA